One genomic segment of Arthrobacter sp. JZ12 includes these proteins:
- a CDS encoding alpha-amylase family protein, translating into MRITDTSDLWWKNAVIYCLDIETFCDSDGDGVGDFAGAAQRMDYLAELGVTCVWLMPFYPSPQRDDGYDIVDFYGVDGRLGTFGDLVEFVRTAKDRGMRVIADLVVNHTSDQHPWFQQARSSKDNPFRDFYVWRADPPPDTSAEVVFPDKENSIWTKDPQTDEWYMHRFYSHQPDLNVAHPKVRDEIAKAVGFWMELGLSGFRVDAVPFFLETQGLDSPAGDPHDYLRNLRRFLSRRSGDAVLLGEVNLPYEQQVAFFGDAADELNMQFDFVSMQQMYLSLARGDARPLARTITDRPAIDGDNQWATFVRNHDELTLDKLLDSERREVFDAFGPEENMQVFGRGLKRRLPPMLAGDQQRIRMVYSLLFSLPGTPVLFYGEEIGMGENLAAEGRMAVRTPMQWTHEESAGFSAAPPDKLVAPLVQGEFGPQSVNVVDARRDPSSLLSFMSTLIRRYRECPELGWGTFSLIDTPVPSVLAHRCDWEDHSLFLFHNFAAEPAEVSVKLKDGDVPDGGGVLTELLENTMADISVGDELEVKLPGYGYRWLRIQAPDAGRLW; encoded by the coding sequence ATGCGCATCACCGACACCTCCGACCTGTGGTGGAAGAACGCCGTTATCTACTGCCTGGACATCGAGACGTTCTGTGATTCCGACGGCGACGGCGTGGGAGACTTCGCCGGCGCCGCCCAGCGGATGGACTACCTGGCCGAACTCGGCGTTACCTGTGTCTGGCTCATGCCCTTCTATCCGTCCCCGCAGCGCGACGATGGCTACGACATCGTCGACTTCTACGGCGTCGATGGACGCCTGGGTACGTTCGGCGACCTGGTGGAGTTTGTCCGCACCGCGAAGGACCGGGGCATGCGGGTGATTGCGGACCTGGTGGTCAATCACACCTCCGACCAGCACCCCTGGTTCCAGCAGGCACGGTCCTCGAAGGACAACCCCTTCCGCGACTTCTACGTCTGGCGCGCGGACCCGCCCCCGGACACCTCGGCCGAGGTGGTCTTTCCGGACAAGGAGAACTCGATCTGGACGAAGGACCCGCAGACGGACGAGTGGTACATGCACCGCTTCTACTCGCACCAGCCGGATCTGAACGTAGCTCATCCGAAAGTCCGCGACGAGATCGCCAAGGCGGTTGGTTTCTGGATGGAGTTGGGGCTTTCGGGGTTCCGCGTGGACGCGGTGCCGTTCTTCCTGGAAACGCAAGGCCTGGATTCACCGGCCGGCGACCCGCACGACTACCTCCGGAACCTGCGCCGGTTCCTGTCGAGGCGGAGCGGCGACGCCGTCCTGTTGGGGGAAGTCAACCTCCCCTACGAGCAGCAGGTGGCCTTCTTCGGGGACGCTGCGGATGAGCTCAACATGCAGTTCGACTTCGTGTCCATGCAGCAGATGTACCTTTCCCTCGCCCGCGGTGACGCCAGACCCCTGGCCCGCACTATCACCGACCGCCCCGCCATCGACGGCGACAACCAGTGGGCAACCTTCGTCCGCAATCACGACGAACTGACTCTCGACAAACTGCTGGATTCCGAACGCCGGGAGGTGTTCGATGCCTTCGGCCCCGAGGAGAACATGCAGGTGTTCGGCCGCGGGCTCAAGCGCCGCCTTCCGCCGATGCTTGCGGGCGACCAGCAGCGCATTCGCATGGTCTACTCACTGCTGTTCTCCCTGCCCGGCACCCCCGTGCTCTTTTACGGGGAGGAGATCGGGATGGGCGAGAACCTCGCGGCGGAAGGCAGGATGGCCGTTCGCACCCCTATGCAGTGGACGCACGAGGAAAGCGCCGGATTTTCCGCCGCCCCGCCAGACAAACTAGTGGCTCCGCTGGTGCAGGGCGAGTTCGGGCCCCAGTCGGTGAACGTGGTGGACGCACGCCGCGATCCGTCGTCGCTCCTGTCATTCATGAGCACTTTGATCCGCCGCTACCGAGAGTGCCCGGAATTGGGTTGGGGCACCTTCAGCCTGATCGATACGCCCGTCCCGTCCGTGCTCGCCCACCGCTGCGACTGGGAGGATCATTCCCTGTTCCTCTTCCACAACTTCGCGGCTGAACCCGCGGAAGTATCCGTGAAACTCAAGGACGGCGACGTGCCCGACGGCGGAGGGGTGCTGACCGAGCTGCTGGAGAACACCATGGCAGACATCTCGGTCGGCGATGAGCTCGAGGTGAAACTGCCTGGTTACGGATACCGGTGGCTGCGGATCCAGGCTCCCGACGCCGGTCGGCTCTGGTAG
- a CDS encoding DUF3140 domain-containing protein: protein MSDSTAVDEVWKDWKDAVNMTASELEKWLDTEESQEVGQKDDGGESVGHASGRRIIKILGTKKADLSDSDAEHMRKVVGYVHRHLAQKPSSDIEHSKWRYSLMNWGHDPLKD from the coding sequence ATGAGCGACAGCACCGCAGTTGACGAGGTTTGGAAGGACTGGAAGGACGCAGTCAACATGACCGCGTCAGAGCTCGAGAAGTGGCTCGACACCGAAGAGTCCCAGGAGGTGGGCCAGAAGGACGACGGCGGCGAATCGGTCGGCCACGCGTCAGGGCGCCGCATCATCAAGATCCTGGGAACGAAGAAAGCTGACCTCAGCGATTCCGACGCGGAACACATGCGAAAGGTGGTGGGCTATGTTCACCGGCACCTCGCGCAGAAGCCGTCGTCGGACATCGAACACTCGAAGTGGCGCTACTCCCTGATGAACTGGGGCCACGACCCGCTGAAGGACTGA
- a CDS encoding SGNH/GDSL hydrolase family protein: MSRLFVAIGDSFTEGVGDWDPRYPNGVRGWADRVAKQLSKQDPTWRYANLAIRSKRLRQIIDEQLQPALDLRPTLVSVYAGGNDILELRTSMTPLMESYEEMVARIAAAGARPLLFTGFDVRLHPVLEPMRRRNWIYNEHVRRIAETYNALLVDYWCFDEYHDPRYWDSDRLHMSPAGHKNMAAHVLRVMGVDHTLTSKPLRPRQRPTMTELVRKESVWLREWVIPMFGRRLRKITLGDHLQPRWPEPIRPADGLKRLAAAREALLAPQD, encoded by the coding sequence ATGTCCAGGCTATTTGTGGCGATCGGCGACTCCTTCACGGAGGGAGTGGGGGATTGGGACCCCCGCTATCCCAACGGTGTACGCGGCTGGGCGGACCGCGTGGCGAAGCAGCTCAGCAAGCAGGATCCCACCTGGCGGTATGCCAACCTCGCCATTCGCAGCAAGCGGCTGAGGCAGATCATTGATGAGCAATTGCAGCCAGCCCTTGACCTGCGTCCCACCCTGGTGAGCGTTTACGCCGGAGGCAACGACATCCTTGAGCTGCGTACCAGCATGACTCCATTGATGGAGAGTTATGAGGAGATGGTCGCGCGGATCGCCGCAGCCGGTGCGCGCCCCCTCCTGTTCACGGGTTTTGATGTACGGCTCCATCCGGTGCTGGAGCCTATGCGGCGGCGGAATTGGATCTACAACGAGCACGTCCGCCGCATCGCAGAGACCTACAATGCGCTGCTGGTCGATTACTGGTGCTTCGACGAGTATCACGACCCGCGCTACTGGGATTCCGATCGGCTCCACATGTCACCGGCCGGCCACAAGAACATGGCAGCACACGTTCTGCGGGTCATGGGCGTGGACCATACGCTCACGTCGAAGCCGCTGCGTCCCCGCCAGCGTCCCACTATGACCGAACTGGTCCGCAAGGAATCGGTCTGGCTGCGCGAATGGGTCATTCCGATGTTCGGGCGACGCCTACGCAAGATCACCCTCGGGGACCACCTCCAGCCGCGCTGGCCTGAACCCATTCGGCCGGCCGACGGCCTCAAGCGGCTGGCAGCCGCGCGCGAAGCGCTCCTGGCTCCGCAGGACTAG
- a CDS encoding SDR family oxidoreductase has protein sequence MTPQLAVTGSTGHVGGAVARALAEAGHEQTLVVRDLARAPQLPGAPVAAASYADKAASVEALRGSRVLFMVSGAEAQDRVDQHRTFIDAAAEAGVQHIIYTSFLAAAPDATFTLGRDHWATEEHIRNSGMKFTFLRDNFYLDVLPLFAGEEGVLRGPAGNGRVAAVARADVARAAVVVLKEPGAHEERSYDLTGPEALSLAEAAEVITRVTGRPTRYEKETVEEAYASRAHYGVPQWQLDAWVSTYTAIASGQLAQPTTAVEELTGRPPLTLEQLLKG, from the coding sequence ATGACTCCTCAGCTTGCAGTGACAGGTTCAACCGGCCACGTGGGTGGTGCCGTGGCACGCGCCCTTGCCGAAGCCGGCCATGAGCAGACGCTCGTCGTCAGGGATTTAGCCAGGGCGCCGCAGCTGCCCGGAGCTCCAGTCGCAGCGGCCAGTTACGCCGACAAGGCGGCCTCCGTGGAGGCACTTCGCGGCAGCCGGGTTCTCTTCATGGTGTCCGGCGCCGAGGCACAGGACCGCGTAGACCAGCACCGGACCTTCATCGACGCCGCCGCAGAGGCGGGCGTGCAGCACATCATCTACACCTCCTTCCTCGCCGCTGCCCCCGATGCCACCTTCACCCTGGGGCGGGACCACTGGGCCACTGAGGAACACATCCGCAACTCAGGTATGAAGTTCACCTTCCTTCGCGACAACTTCTACCTCGATGTCCTCCCGCTCTTCGCCGGCGAGGAGGGAGTCCTTCGCGGACCTGCAGGGAATGGGCGGGTGGCCGCCGTCGCGCGCGCCGACGTTGCCCGCGCCGCCGTCGTCGTACTGAAAGAACCGGGCGCGCACGAAGAGCGCAGCTACGACCTGACCGGACCGGAAGCACTGTCGCTCGCCGAGGCAGCCGAGGTGATTACCCGCGTCACCGGCCGGCCAACGCGCTACGAGAAGGAAACCGTGGAGGAGGCGTATGCCTCCCGGGCGCACTACGGGGTTCCGCAGTGGCAACTCGACGCGTGGGTCAGCACCTACACCGCCATCGCGTCGGGGCAGCTGGCGCAACCGACGACGGCGGTCGAGGAGCTGACCGGGAGACCTCCCCTGACTCTTGAGCAGTTGCTGAAAGGCTAG
- a CDS encoding ArsR/SmtB family transcription factor, whose product MTDDELLDKAFMALADPARRRIIAHLSRGPATVNELAEPFEITKQAVSRHIRVLEQAELVTRSRDAQRRPVHLNPARLEALTAWIDQYRLVRESQFRALDNILESKASQAGFSRAPKE is encoded by the coding sequence ATGACGGACGACGAGCTTCTGGACAAGGCCTTCATGGCCCTGGCAGATCCAGCCCGTCGCCGGATCATTGCCCACCTCAGCCGTGGGCCTGCAACGGTCAACGAACTGGCCGAGCCCTTCGAAATCACCAAACAGGCAGTTTCCAGGCATATCCGGGTTTTGGAGCAGGCTGAACTGGTGACGCGCTCACGCGACGCGCAGCGCAGACCCGTTCACCTGAACCCCGCCCGGCTGGAAGCGCTCACAGCGTGGATTGACCAGTACAGGCTTGTCCGTGAGAGCCAGTTCCGCGCACTCGACAACATACTCGAATCAAAGGCGAGCCAAGCAGGCTTCAGCCGCGCACCCAAGGAATGA
- a CDS encoding SRPBCC family protein has product MSNPLKLSVPEGVPFIDFEREFDFPVEAVFEAHRNPEMISKWLGPRNTNIQLDHYDFRTGGSYRYTHIGPDGQPYVFTGVFHTVRENEFAIQTFEFDGYPDVVSIEFMTFEDLGGGRSKLIGHSVYPTLEARDGMAQSGMEYGMSEGYERLDGLLS; this is encoded by the coding sequence ATGAGCAACCCCCTGAAGCTCTCCGTGCCGGAGGGCGTTCCCTTCATCGATTTTGAGCGGGAGTTCGACTTCCCGGTTGAGGCAGTCTTCGAAGCACACCGCAATCCAGAAATGATCAGCAAGTGGCTCGGGCCGAGGAACACCAATATCCAGCTCGACCACTACGACTTCCGCACCGGTGGCAGCTACCGCTACACGCATATCGGCCCTGACGGCCAGCCGTACGTTTTCACAGGCGTCTTCCACACGGTCCGGGAGAACGAATTCGCCATCCAGACCTTCGAGTTTGACGGCTACCCCGACGTTGTCAGCATCGAGTTCATGACGTTCGAGGACCTCGGCGGGGGACGTTCCAAGCTTATCGGCCACTCCGTCTACCCCACCCTCGAGGCACGTGACGGCATGGCGCAATCCGGTATGGAGTACGGCATGAGCGAGGGCTACGAGCGCCTGGACGGACTGTTGTCCTAG
- a CDS encoding flavin reductase family protein: MRRDFYRDQLSATAFYKLLTATVIPRPIAWVSSRSESGVDNLAPHSFFTVASTDPPVIQFTSVGEKDSLRNIRATGEFTVNLTSEDLFERVNATGTPFGPEVSEFDAVGLHREDGKFVSTVRVRESPAALECRLHSLVPVGNCTLVLGEVVHAAIREDVLDDDHPRPDSLRPLARLGRDEWSTLGEVRRISRIRLQDWPGSFAPEGS, translated from the coding sequence ATGCGAAGGGACTTCTATCGGGACCAGCTGTCGGCGACAGCTTTCTACAAACTGTTGACGGCCACCGTGATTCCCCGACCCATCGCCTGGGTTTCATCCCGGTCGGAGAGCGGCGTGGACAACCTCGCTCCGCACTCCTTCTTCACGGTGGCCTCAACGGACCCCCCGGTCATCCAGTTCACCTCGGTGGGCGAGAAGGACTCGCTGCGCAACATCCGTGCCACCGGCGAGTTCACCGTTAACCTCACATCCGAGGATCTTTTTGAGCGCGTCAACGCCACCGGGACACCCTTCGGCCCGGAGGTCAGCGAGTTCGACGCCGTTGGCCTGCACCGCGAGGACGGCAAGTTTGTGAGCACGGTCAGGGTGCGCGAATCCCCTGCCGCACTGGAGTGCCGACTACATAGCCTTGTGCCCGTAGGCAACTGCACCCTCGTGTTGGGCGAGGTTGTCCACGCCGCCATCCGCGAGGACGTGCTCGACGACGACCACCCCCGCCCCGATTCACTCCGCCCTTTGGCACGGCTCGGGCGGGATGAGTGGTCAACCCTCGGCGAAGTACGGCGCATCAGCAGGATCCGGCTCCAGG